TTCTAAATGAGGGATGCTTCTTGCTTGTCttttttgtctgtttgctttTATCAAcattttcactttattttttcctcagtttaatttttttttaaaataattttattgacaatCCACATATCTCACAATAAAgtatttcaatcatatcaagaaggtttGTAAaaccatcagttttagaatattttctccccaccccatcatTAAGTCGatcttaaaatgagttgtgtaatcatcattgTTTTAGTGCTCCATCCCcctcccacatacattgtttTTGCCCCCCAGCCCCCAGAACCTCCTCCCTATTTCCCACCTCTCCCTACCTCCTCTATAAACCTTGCAACAGTTCTTATCTCTCTGCATCTACTCCTGAGCTTCACCAACCGTAAAACccaacacaaacaaaaaataaaaacaagataaaataataaagagaaaaatacaaatatgcAAGAAAGAAATGCTCACCATGAATCTTTAAAAGGCCAGGGAGGAAAGTTTTGTAATGGAGCAAGTAAGAACTATACCTAGTACAATTTCAGGTTGGGTAAAGAGCGGTCAGCTGACCGAGTATCCAGTTTGATCCAGTGTAATCATGATTACAGTGATCTCTAGCTGACAGTAAAGtgtttgagacccttgcctgtggcttgaggggatctgccagaagcCTAATCTGAATAGATACTCTGAAGATGGGTTTGggctctgtgtcagtctgggtaggctagagaaattcatagacactcatgtgtataagagctttatataaagagtaattgtacattaagacaacatcccagcccagatcaagtccataagtccgatcgaTACAAGCCcattgtctgataccaatatataaagtcttcagactcaggaaacacatgcaatgatgctgaatgcaggaagctcacaggccagtgggtaggaagcctAGTGGATACAGTGGCATCTGTATAtctgtgttggcaggggtctccacgtggctcctccaactcaggccactagtgtggctccatgtttcttgtcagctgcaatttcccccagggagtgagcatgtgtccttcctccagcaagctatttatctcctagtgcctccaaatgtggtcatcaagctacgacatgattgacaggctaacctccactccttcactcttaatcctctcaagttgacaatagattataaaactaccacaggctcccactgtccatagccttctacaaatttggTGTTTGAAATTTTAGCTCTGACACTTCGCCATATTTGAAttatgttattgtcatctttggatcacacaagctgttgtgcttccatgtggacttagttgatgccttgcttagatggctgcttgtttgaatggtTACCTATCTTAATGGCCTTGTTTACTGTTTCCTGAGTTAGAACATCCCTACTGACTAAGCTTAAAAGGATTTTTACTGCAAGGAAGGGTGCTAGTACATGTTGGATTTCCAACAAACAAaatcttaaaattttatttctagtACTTTGATTAACAAGGCTCAATCTTTCACTATCTCTTTCACTCCCTATTTATTTAAATTGGCTCGTATCTAGAAGATCTGTTGAGGATGGAAATATTGTTGACTTTTGGCATGACTCTGGCAGTCAGGGTAGGACTGCAAGGGCATGACTCGTGATGGTGTTACCCCTGTACTGTATCCCTTAAAGATACACTcaggcaagcccctaagagagACTGCCTCCTTGGGTTAACTTGGAGAAAGGTGGAAGTACTTCACTTTCTATTCTGTATTAGGAGTTTTTGGATTAGAGGAGTATAAGAATATAGTATCATTTTGAATACTTATAATTTGAGGAACATCTTGTATGACTGTCCAATAAGGTCTGcgtataggatttttttgtttttgaaaactgAAGAtgtgttcatttttatttatgtatgtatgtatatttaaagatcactttattggtgctcttacagctcttatagcaatccttacaacaattgtatcaagcttatttgtacatatgtggccatcattttctaaacattttctttctttttgtgtccTTACCTCCTCCCACTGTTGTAACCCctagataaattattattattttcatatattatacctactgctgtctcctttcccccacagtTTGTACGTAGGGTTTTTAAAGAGAGAATTTCGCAAAAAATAAGGCCAATAGTATAGTTGTAGGCACTGGATATACAGCGAGCTTCAGAATATATGGAAGTCCCTACCCTTAGGCATTGTAGCAGAGGCCATGGAAAGTAttcaaaacacaaaaccaaacttactgccatcagttgattccaactcatagcaaccttttcgaacagggtaaaactgcccgtgggtttctgaaactactgTTTCATGGGAGGCGAAAGCTGCTGATTCTCCccagggtgcagctggtggttttgactgctGGCCCCGTGATTAGTAGCGGAGTACTAAGTAACTAGTGTGCTACCAAGGCTCCTATAGAAAATATAAAGTCTATCAATTGCGTGTCATGTTACATGGTAAAAGAAGACAAACTAAGAGGGGCTGTGGGGAATATAGCATCATAAGCACTAAAACAGTTTCGGACTCAGTATTAAGGGGCATGGCTGGAGAATTTACACTTTTAACAAGTGATACTGATGCTTTTTACTGCAGGACCATATTTACATTTACATGAGAATATTAGCATAGACCTGATGAAGGGGAATAATGTTATTTAAAAGAATGAAGTCTGAATAGGCCATATTGACATGGTGACATGGAGGAAGACTATTGTAAGCAGAGAGGACAGTAATGCAAAATCCCAAGCTCAAAATGTGCCTCTTGTGCTTAATGAACAAAAAGGAGACCTTGTGGCTGTAGCAGAGTGAATGTGACGAAGATAAGATTGAGGCCAGGGACATAGGAGGGTACAGATTGTATaagggagctttaaaaagttggtagaaaaaaaagttggtagaaatcaaggaatttaaaaaatcattgtgtgTTCATCTTCCTGataactatcactgaagacaaatgggtgcataagcaaatgtggtgaagaaagctgattggtgcctggctaccaaaggatacagtgtctggggtcttaaaggcttgaagtaaacaagcggctgtctagctcaaaagcaacaaagcccacatagaagaagcacactagcctgtgtgatcacgaggtaccaaagggatgaggtatcaggcatcaaggaaaacaaataatcgttgtgaatgagggggagtgcagattggacacccaaagcccatctgtaggcaactggacatccccttacagaagggtcgccgggaggagatgagccagtcaagtcagggtgcagcatcgCAATgataaaacacaactttcctctagttcttaaatatgtcccccaccctccccatcatgattccaattctaccttataaatctggctagaccatatgatatacactgctacagacaggaactggaaatacagggaatccaggaccttcaggaccagtggtgagagtggtgatacagggagggtagagcGAGGGTggagttgaaagggggaaccaattgcaaggatctacatataacctcctcgctgggggacggacaacagaaaagtgggtgaagggagatgtcgaacagtgtaagatatgacaaaataataatttctaaattatcaagggttaatgagggaggggggagcagggagcgagggggaaaaatgagctgataccaagggctcaagtagaaagcaaatgttttgagactgatgatggcaacaaatgtgcaggacacaatggatgtatgtatggattgtaagaagtgttgtacaagcccccaataaaatgacaaaaaaagggaTGGAATTTCCCATGAACTATTTGAAGATCCCTGGGATAGCTCTATGGAAGTCATAAAGAGGaggtaacattttttttttttagagcagGTAACATTTAaaggagcagttctcaacctgtgggccacaacccctttggggatcgagtgaccctttcacaggggttgtgtgattcataacagtagcaaaattacagttatgaagtagcaacgaaaataattttatagttgttggggagtcaccacaacctcaggaactgtatgaaaaggtcacagcattaggaaggttttgAACCACTAATTTAAAGCTTTAGGATTAAAGAGAATTCCCAAAGGCAAAGTCGTTTGGGAATTTACAGATATAACAGGGCAGTTCAGTTAAGAAACATTGAGAATCAGGAATCTTACGATATTTGAAGCAAAGAACAGTATAATTTAGTGACAACATAAAAGGAATGAATGACTAAAAAAGTTAAGTTGATAATAGGTTTTGTTCCTGAGAGAGGAAAAAGTAGTTGAAATGGAAACACAATTGGaatccttaggctgtggtagttgTGAGCATCTGAAAAGAAGTTCTAAGCGTTCCATTTTATTATGTTATGGAAACGGCCAGTACTAAGAAGATTCAAGGTGCCTTATAATTCACTTTTTGTTAaaacgtaaagatttacagaaataGTTTAGCATATAATATAAAAATACTGAATTTCTAGCAATTTTtaataaaagtaataaaaataaaaccaagctcactgctgttgTTCAATGTCCACTcgtagcaaccctgcagggcagcgtagaactgcgctGTTTCCCAGGCTCTGGCTcttctcctctccccccccccccccatggagcagccggtggtctgTAACTGCTGTGctcgccttgcagttagcagtccaaccaggACGCTGTGTAAAATACTGACAACTGTTCATGTGATTTCTTTTAACATAGGAAAATGGACGATGTATCACTAAGCTGGAAAACATGGGGTTTCGAGTGGGACAAGGATTGATAGAAAGGTGAGCAGTATGGAtttgaaaattttcttccaggtaGGTTATGAACAAAAATGATCCCTTTTAAAAGATTACATAAAACTTGAGATAACACAAATTTTAACTCCTGAGTAATCAGTTCTTCTGTTAATTTATAGATTGAAATTTTTTAAGGTCAGAACTCATTATACAGCTTCTGTGTTTTAATATGTGAGGAAAAGTgtatttttttccccctaaaaacttcAGTCAAGTCAAAGAAATGTTTTATATCTTGTTGTTCCTGTTTTATATTTGGAAGGTTCTTTAATGTTAAAGAAATTTTGTTTAAAACAGAAGGCTGGAAATGCCTTAACACATATTTCTGTGCAATAATCTTCCAACTTATAGATTTATTTTTTAGTATTCATTTCCCACTATCTGAGTAGTTTAACTGATTATATTATACTATATAAAAATGATCTGATTGTGCTCAGCTTTTTTTCTTCATGCTAGAGTGAATATAGAATAAAATTGCAGCTATCCCATTACACTAATTTAGGTCTAACAATTATATGGTGGATTGTGAATCCACTGGGATGAGATCAATTTTACTTAGTAATTATCATTTTACGATTGTCAGTAAATATGCATTTGGATGTTAATGATTTGCTCTTTAGCTTTGTTTGGAGAAAAACCATATTACTTCTAGTTCTTTTTAGATTTACAAAAGATACTGCAAGGTTCAAGGATGAGTTAGATATCATGAAGTTTATTTGTAAAGATTTTTGGACTACGGTATTCAAGAAACAAATCGACAATCTAAGGACAAATCATCAGGTATTTAGATAAATTAAAGCCTACTGCATAAGTCTTTGTattcaatctatctatctatctatctatctatctatctatctatctatctatctatctatctatctggcgacttaacttattttaaaattaatgtaaGTTTTTCTCTgacattgtaagttgttaattAGCCATTAGTTTGAGGTTTCTCCAATAGGGTACAGTCAGTGAAAAGAGACGAAATACTTCATGACAGTTATCAGCATTGATAATTGTTCCtttcccccagtaaaattattgttttaaaaatagcaaataacAGAATGATAAAGATTTTAGATCTGGCTCCTTACCAGGGAGTGGTAATAATAATAGAACTAcaaacatatcttttttttttaataagcccctgtgattggCCTGTCTCAttcaagaagatttaaaaaaaatctaccaaCCCCTTTGGATagtagcaatacattttgacttaccctcatatttAACTCTTAAATAACTTGCATTGTTTAGTTCTTGTCATAGTATTTTCTACTCTTACATTGATACTGTAGAAATGAATAGATTGCATAGGAACACTACATTTAAAAtattcatctttattttaaaaactcatatTTAGGGTGTTTTTGGCATTctgattaaattaaaaagaagaatgtACCTGGTAGCTATCCAGGAGCCCCTCagtagtgcaaatggttaagcacttaactgctagaccaaaggttggtggtttgaacccatccaatGCTATCTCAGAAGGCATGCTGGACCACCTGCTTCCAAAAagtcacaaccttgaaaatccTTTCTGTATACTCTTTACGCATGAGGTTgccgtgagttgaaatggactcaaggACCACTAACAAGTACCTACCAATGGGATTCATTGTTTTCATTTAACAATACCAACCTTAGCTCTGACTGATTTGAAATGCTAATGGGAAAAGGTGACTGCCCTGCTTATTGCCTGATTTTGAGATATGATTTAATAATACATAACTATTAGAAAGGGAGCCTtagtggttacgctttgggctgcgatccccatgTTTGATAGTTGagaaccaccagcacctccttgggagaaagcctgggcttcctactcccatgaacagtttggTAATGGGTTTAGTTTTGGGATTCACTTGAGCTGGCCATGCATTACTAATTTATTTGTACGCCCTTGAGGTCATTGTGACATGcagtggccctatagggcagagtagaactcctcgGGTAGAATTTTCTAGGAGatgatctttatgggaacaagctGTCAGTGACTGGCGGTCGTGAGCCACAGACCTTTAGCAGCTGAGTgactaaccactgagccaccaagaCTTCTGTAGGCTGAGGCTTTAAAAGCTAGATAGTATGTTTCATACATCTGTATTTTCAGTGTCTAAAAGCATTAACAATATTAGTGCTATGAAATTGTGAACAcatggagcggggagggaggggaaaaaaaaagaggacctgatgcaaagggcttaagtggagagcaaatgctttgagaatgattggggcagggaatgtgcagatgtgttttatacaattgatgtattatatgtatggattgtgataagagttgtatgagcccctaataaaatgttaaaaaaaattgtgaACTCACATTTAAGCTTAAACATTGCAAAATTCCTTAAAGAAAATTTTGACTAATGGAAAGAATTTTAATAACTCAAAAAGATATAAAAGAGTTCACTTTTAATTCTAAAAACCTATGTCAACTTTGAATGTCTTCTATTTTGGAACCAGGGTATCTATGTACTTCAAGACAACAAATTTCGCCTGCTTACACAGATGTCTACAGGAAAACAGTACTTAGAACACGCATCAAAGGTACTTAATGAAATAGATGGGGGTTTTAGTGGTAGCATtacaactgattgtgatgatatatatgcaactctttttaaaaagtaatttaaatttggaagtgtatgatatttgAATATTGTATAAAAAAATTGCTAAAAAATAGCAAGAAACCAAATTTGACCAATGGATACTATGGATGAATGAGGAAGAGTTTTTGGTTAGGGAGCcttgaatttatgttaatggtcgtgaaataatttggaaaaggctctcaataatggttgtacaacatgaagagtgtaataatggcactgaattatacacatagaagttgttgaattggagaatattatgtatatttttgtcacaatttaaaaaatgattacaCAAATAACGAGtacaaaggagaaaatgttctaaaattgattgtggtaatgattgtacaattcttgatatgatagAATTGTTGAGTTTCCTGGTATGTagataaagtgccaataaaactgttttaaaaaaagatggaggTTTTCTATTAAGGAAAAAGTACAATATTAattagtttttttaattaaaagtagattttaaagttcttttaggcttaaatgttttttttataaaatagaatatatgtccatcattttaaaataacttaaaaTAAACTGTAGCAAGTGGGTTTATGAATACCAATTAAAGAAGCAATTGAATAGTAGAATATTAAATATAGCATAGATTTGTTTGGAGATATTAAAGCTTATAAAACTGATGTTAAGCCAACAAGGCCTAACacaagtagagataccaggaggattaggggagggtggggggagaaagggggaatcaatcacaaggatcaacctaggaccctctcccagggggacaagtaacagaaaagtgggtgaggggaaacagcggatgatgtaagatatggaaaaaataatgtataatttatcaggggtttgagagggagaagaaatggggagctgctatcagtgggaagagaatgctttgaaaatgatgatggcagcatatgtgcaaatgtgcttgacacaatggaggaatGTAGGGATTATGATagaagatgtaagagcccccaacaaaagtatttaaaaataaaataaaactgattTTAGCTTTGCAAAAGTATTCTCTTGTACGTTACAAATTTATAGCTAGCATTTGTTTCTAATACAAAGTTAATATGACATATATTTGTGTTTCTGGATTTTTTAATATGTTTAGAAACTTAAGAAATCATATTAAGTAATCATATTTATTAAAGAATGCTGACAACAGATTTGTGCATTAAGTTATATAGCCCCTCTTATCTAGAACTTGCATGTTCTCATTAAAAAAAGATCATAACATTATCTTGAGGTTTAAATGTCTGGAAAATGGTTAACATAGATACTTTTCATATccacccccaaaacaaacccaaaccaaaaaagctTCACTTCTCTCCTACGAACAGCTGGTGATTTGATTTGTTTGTAGCTCAAGTAGTAACCCCTCTATGCCACAAGCACTCTGGACGAGATTAGTAAT
This genomic stretch from Tenrec ecaudatus isolate mTenEca1 chromosome 14, mTenEca1.hap1, whole genome shotgun sequence harbors:
- the TRAPPC6B gene encoding trafficking protein particle complex subunit 6B isoform X2 codes for the protein MADEALFLLLHNEMVSGVYKSAEQGEVENGRCITKLENMGFRVGQGLIERFTKDTARFKDELDIMKFICKDFWTTVFKKQIDNLRTNHQGIYVLQDNKFRLLTQMSTGKQYLEHASKYLAFTCGLIRGGLSNLGIKSIVTAEVSSMPA
- the TRAPPC6B gene encoding trafficking protein particle complex subunit 6B isoform X1, with protein sequence MADEALFLLLHNEMVSGVYKSAEQGEVENGRCITKLENMGFRVGQGLIERFTKDTARFKDELDIMKFICKDFWTTVFKKQIDNLRTNHQGIYVLQDNKFRLLTQMSTGKQYLEHASKYLAFTCGLIRGGLSNLGIKSIVTAEVSSMPACKFQVMIQKL